A genomic region of Canis aureus isolate CA01 chromosome 16, VMU_Caureus_v.1.0, whole genome shotgun sequence contains the following coding sequences:
- the DBH gene encoding dopamine beta-hydroxylase has product MQVPSPSAREAASMYGTAVAVFLVLLVAVLQGLAPPESPLPYRIPLDPKGDLELSWDVSYTQKTIYFQLLVQELKAGVLFGMSDRGELENADLVVLWTDGDNAYFGDAWSDQRGQIHLDSQQDYQLLRAQRTPKGLCLLFKRPFGTCDPKDYFIEDGTVHLVYGVLEEPFGSLEAINTSGLQKGLQRVQLLKPKISIPALPEDRRTMDIQAHNVLIPSKTTYWCHLTKLPQDFPRHHIVMYEPIITKGNEALVHHIEIFQCTNQFQNITSFSGSCDSKEKPQELKVCRHVLAAWALGARAFYYPEEAGLAFGGSNSSRFLLLEIHYHNPTNIRGRYDNSGIRLHYTAKLRHFNAGIMELGLVYTPVMAIPPKESAFVLTGYCTAKCTQAALPPLGIRIFASQLHTHLTGTKVVTMLVRDGQEIEIVNRDDHYSPNFQEIRMLKKTVYVYPGDVLITSCTYNTEDKNEATVGGLGTQEEMCVNYIHYYPQTQLELCKSHIDPCFLQKYFHLVNRSNLGEYCTCPQASGTTCPQASGTTCPRASVPEQFASVPWNSFSRVVLKALYDFIPVTVHCNKSSAVRFPGKWDLQPLPEIISKLKEPTPRCPTSQDQSSSSLTVVNIGGGKV; this is encoded by the exons ATGCAGGTCCCCAGCCCCAGCGCGCGCGAGGCGGCCTCCATGTACGGCACAGCGGTGGCCGTCTTCCTGGTCCTCCTGGTGGCCGTGCTGCAGGGCTTGGCCCCCCCCGAGAGTCCTCTCCCCTACCGAATCCCCCTGGACCCCAAGGGggacctggaactctcctgggaTGTCAGCTACACGCAGAAGACCATCTATTTCCAGCTCCTGGTGCAAGAGCTCAAGGCTGGGGTCCTGTTTGGGATGTCGGACCGTGGGGAGCTGGAGAACGCTGACCTGGTCGTGCTCTGGACCGACGGGGACAATGCCTATTTTGGG GATGCCTGGAGTGACCAGCGGGGACAGATCCACCTGGATTCCCAGCAGGATTACCAGCTGCTGCGGGCACAGAGGACCCCGAAAGGCCTATGTCTACTCTTCAAGAGGCCATTTGGCACTTGTGACCCCAAGGATTACTTCATTGAG GATGGCACCGTCCACCTGGTGTATGGGGTCTTGGAGGAGCCTTTTGGGTCGCTGGAGGCCATCAACACGTCGGGGCTGCAGAAGGGACTGCAGAGGGTACAGCTGCTGAAGCCCAAGATCTCCATCCCAGCCTTGCCGGAAGACAGGCGCACCATGGACATCCAAGCCCACAACGTCCTGATCCCCAGCAAGACCACGTACTGGTGTCACCTCACCAAGCTTCCACAAGACTTCCCCCGGCACCACATCGTCATG taCGAGCCCATCATCACCAAGGGGAACGAGGCCCTGGTCCACCACATAGAGATCTTCCAGTGCACCAACCAGTTCCAGAACATCACTTCATTCAGCGGGTCCTGTGATTCCAAGGAGAAGCCCCAAGAGCTCAAAGTCTGCCGCCACGTGCTGGCCGCCTGGGCCCTGGGCGCCAGG GCATTTTACTACCCAGAGGAAGCAGGCCTTGCCTTTGGGGGCTCCAATTCCTCCAGATTTCTCCTTCTGGAAATTCACTACCACAACCCGACGAATATCCGAG gCCGCTATGACAACTCAGGCATCCGCCTCCACTACACGGCCAAGCTGCGGCACTTCAACGCGGGGATCATGGAGCTGGGGCTGGTGTACACGCCCGTGATGGCCATCCCCCCGAAGGAGTCGGCCTTCGTCCTCACCGGCTACTGCACGGCCAAGTGCACCCAGGCG GCCCTGCCTCCCTTAGGGATCCGCATCTTTGCCTCTCAGCTCCATACACACCTGACCGGGACAAAGGTGGTCACCATGCTGGTCCGGGATGGCCAAGAGATAGAGATCGTGAACAGGGATGACCACTACAGCCCTAACTTCCAG GAGATCCGCATGTTGAAGAAGACTGTGTATGTCTACCCG GGGGACGTGCTCATCACTTCCTGTACATACAACACAGAAGACAAGAATGAGGCCACTGTG GGgggcctggggacccaggaggagATGTGCGTCAACTACATCCACTACTACCCGCAGACACAGCTGGAGCTCTGCAAGAGCCATATAGACCCCTGCTTCCTGCAGAAGTATTTCCACCTAGTGAACAG GTCCAACCTAGGGGAATACTGCACCTGCCCTCAGGCTTCTGGCACCACCTGCCCTCAGGCCTCTGGCACCACCTGCCCCCGGGCCTCCGTCCCCGAGCAGTTTGCTTCGGTTCCCTGGAACTCCTTCAGCCGAGTGGTGCTCAAGGCCCTGTATGACTTCATACCGGTGACCGTGCACTGCAACAAGTCCTCAGCCGTCCGCTTCCCG GGTAAATGGGATCTGCAACCCCTGCCTGAGATCATCTCCAAGCTAAAAGAGCCTACCCCTAGGTGCCCAACCAGCCAGGATCAGAGCTCCTCCAGCCTCACTGTGGTCAACATCGGTGGGGGCAAAGTTTGA